A window of the Brassica napus cultivar Da-Ae chromosome A2, Da-Ae, whole genome shotgun sequence genome harbors these coding sequences:
- the LOC111202817 gene encoding protein REVEILLE 1-like: MASSPLTANVQGDDNRVEETAEIQLNDQVFDYAPKVRKPYTITKERERWTDEEHNKFVEALRLYGRAWRKIEEHVGTKTAVQIRSHAQKFFSKVAREASGGNVSSLEPIVIPPPRPKRRPMHPYPRKLGNEGDQTSRSVSPSERDNRSPSSVLSTVESEAFGSSDSHSPNRSLSPVSSASPPAALATTANAPEEFETLKLELFPAERLLNREEPTKQSLKLFGKTVLVSDPDMSSSPTTSTTYCKSPIQPLPRKLSTSETFPMVINPQEERLSCWLQVPHKQEECLESEKGVQNEGSSTGSNTGSVDDTGHTEKSSEPETMVCQWKFKPSERSAFSELRRRNSESNSRGFGSYKKRKMVTQAEEQQQEIHIYL; this comes from the exons ATGGCGTCGTCTCCGTTGACTGCGAATGTTCAG GGTGATGACAATAGAGttgaagaaactgcagagataCAACTCAATGACCAAGTTTTTGACTATGCACCCAAG GTGCGGAAACCATACACTATAacaaaggaaagagagagatggACAGATGAAGAGCACAACAAGTTTGTTGAAGCTTTGAGGCTATACGGGCGAGCATGGAGAAAAATAGAAG AGCATGTGGGCACAAAGACTGCTGTTCAGATTCGAAGCCATGCTCAGAAGTTTTTCTCTAAG GTTGCTCGAGAAGCGTCAGGAGGTAATGTGAGCTCTTTGGAGCCGATTGTGATACCACCTCCTCGTCCCAAGAGGAGACCAATGCATCCTTACCCACGTAAGTTGGGCAACGAGGGAGACCAAACAAGTAGATCGGTTTCTCCCTCAGAACGAGACAACAGATCTCCATCCTCTGTGTTGTCCACTGTTGAATCAGAAGCCTTTGGTTCCTCTGATTCACATTCACCAAATCGAAGCTTGTCCCCTGTCTCCTCTGCATCACCGCCTGCTGCTCTTGCAACTACTGCAAATGCACCTGAAGAGTTTGAGACTCTG AAGCTGGAGTTGTTTCCAGCAGAGAGACTCTTAAACAGAGAGGAACCGACGAAGCAAAGCCTTAAACTCTTCGGCAAGACAGTTTTGGTCTCTGATCCAGACATGTCCTCATCTCCAACAACGTCAACAACTTACTGCAAGTCACCGATTCAGCCATTACCAAGGAAACTCTCTACATCCGAAACATTTCCCATGGTAATAAACCCGCAAGAAGAACGTTTGAGCTGTTGGTTACAAGTCCCTCATAAGCAAGAAGAATGCTTAGAGTCAGAAAAGGGCGTCCAAAATGAAGGATCATCGACTGGGTCAAACACTGGTTCGGTGGATGATACAGGacacacggagaagagctcagAACCGGAAACAATGGTATGCCAATGGAAGTTTAAACCTAGCGAGAGGTCTGCATTTTCTGAGCTCAGAAGAAGAAACTCTGAGTCGAATTCAAGAGGATTTGGTTCGTACAAGAAGAGAAAGATGGTTACACAAGCAGAAGAACAACAGCAAGAGATTCACATCTACTTATAA
- the LOC125582351 gene encoding autophagy protein 5, with translation MAANEEEAVKYVWEGAIPLQIHLHKSEVASHPPPPPALVLAPRIGYLPLLVHLIKPYFKDSLPPGEDSIWFDYKGLPLKWYIPTGVLFDLLCAEPERPWNLTIHFRGYPSNVLIPCEGEDSIKWNFVNSLKEAAYIINGNCKNVMNMSQSDQEDLWTSVMNGDLDAYTRLSPKIKMENIEDEFSRKASVSSPQSRQGGTEIDVAGQVKTARVPVRLYVRSVSKDFENLEDVPEMDTWDEISYLNRPVEFLRKEGKCFTLRDAIESLLPEYIRDRAQTSGEEGEQRTTDASDVSQETRGELKLVRIQGIEMKLEIPFSWVVNNLMNPEFYLHVSVLVKEPQR, from the exons ATGGCGGCGAATGAAGAAGAAGCGGTGAAGTACGTATGGGAAGGAGCGATTCCTCTGCAGATTCATCTCCACAAATCCGAAGTCGCTTCtcaccctcctcctcctcctgctcTC GTGTTGGCGCCAAGAATAGGATACTTGCCTCTGTTAGTTCATCTTATAAAGCCTTACTTCAAAGATTCACTGCCTCCTGGAGAAGATTCCATCTGGTTTGACTACAAAGGATTGCCTCTGAAATG GTATATACCAACGGGTGTTCTTTTTGATCTTCTATGTGCAGAACCAGAGAGACCTTGGAATCTCACT ATACACTTTAGAGGATATCCTAGCAACGTACTGATACCATGTGAAGGAGAAGATTCTATCAAGTGGAACTTTGTTAATTCTTTGAAGGAG GCGGCATATATTATCAATGGAAACTGCAAGAATGTTATGAATATGTCTCAGAGTGATCAAGAAGACCTGTGGACTTCTGTCATGAACG GTGATCTTGATGCCTACACAAGATTATCACCCAAGATTAAAATGGAAAATATCGAAGATGAGTTTTCAAGAAAAGCAAGTGTGTCATCTCCACAATCTCGACAAGGTGGGACTGAGATAGATGTGGCTGGACAAGTCAAGACAG CAAGGGTTCCTGTTCGGTTGTATGTTCGAAGTGTAAGTAAAGATTTCGAGAATCTTGAAGATGTACCTGAGATGGATACATGGGATGAGATCTCGTACCTAAATCGCCCTGTTGAGTTCCTCAGAAAAGAAG GGAAATGCTTTACTTTGCGCGATGCAATTGAAAGTCTCCTCCCGGAGTACATTAGAGACAGAGCTCAAACGAGTGGAGAAGAGGGGGAACAAAGAACCACGGATGCATCAGATGTCTCGCAGGAGACGAGGGGAGAACTCAAATTGGTAAGGATCCAAGGGATTGAGATGAAACTAGAGATACCGTTCTCGTGGGTGGTAAATAACTTGATGAACCCAGAGTTCTATCTCCATGTCTCTGTTCTTGTTAAAGAACCTCAAAGGTAG
- the LOC125582353 gene encoding uncharacterized protein LOC125582353, whose protein sequence is MVLLHHRGLHLHPRISIATSPDYNRLRKSLHDVLLSMRFGLKRNLPLKRSSFAYYSGSREQQPITMATKSDKTSTEVKDKVVEEKKDKDKKEEVSLPPPPEKPEAGDCCGSGCVRCVWDVYYDELEEYNKLTASTPGDTKSN, encoded by the coding sequence ATGGTTTTGTTGCATCACCGCGGTCTTCATCTCCATCCCAGAATCTCGATCGCCACATCGCCCGATTACAATCGCCTCCGGAAAAGCCTTCACGATGTGCTTCTGAGCATGAGATTTGGATTAAAGCGAAATCTTCCTCTAAAACGATCATCATTTGCTTACTATTCCGGATCTCGAGAACAACAGCCCATTACCATGGCGACCAAGAGCGACAAGACTTCGACGGAGGTGAAAGATAAGGTAGTGGAGGAGAAGAAGGATAAGGATAAGAAGGAGGAGGTATCGCTCCCACCACCGCCGGAGAAACCAGAGGCTGGCGATTGTTGCGGTAGCGGTTGCGTCCGATGCGTTTGGGATGTGTATTACGATGAGCTCGAAGAATACAACAAGCTTACTGCTTCCACTCCTGGAGATACTAAATCCAATTGA